One Acanthopagrus latus isolate v.2019 chromosome 12, fAcaLat1.1, whole genome shotgun sequence genomic region harbors:
- the pitpnb gene encoding phosphatidylinositol transfer protein beta isoform: protein MVLIKEYRVVLPVSVEEYQVGQLFSVAEASKNETGGGEGIEVLKNEPYEKDGEKGQYTHKIYHLKSKVPGFVKMIAPEGALVFHEKAWNAYPYCRTIVTNEYMKDDFMIKIETWHKPDMGTIENVHDLDEQTWRSVEVVPIDIANKDEVAPGDYKEEEDPALFHSAKTGRGPLSPDWKNELSTDCPHMCAYKLVTVKFRWWGLQTKVEGFIQRQEKRIFTNFHRQLFCWIDRWVGLTMEDIRRMEEETQKELEEMRQKGDVRGTSATEE from the exons TATCAAGTAGGGCAGCTGTTCTCTGTGGCTGAGGCCAGCAAGAATGAGAccggaggaggagaaggcatCGAGGTGCTGAAGAACGAACCCTACGAGAAGGATGGCGAGAAGGGACAGTACACGCATAAAATATACCATCTAAAGAG TAAAGTCCCAGGGTTTGTGAAGATGATTGCACCAGAGGGAGCATTAGTTTTTCACGAAAAGGCCTGGAACGCCTACCCATACTGTCGCACGA ttGTGACg AATGAGTACATGAAGGACGACTTTATGATTAAGATCGAGACGTGGCACAAACCTGACATGGGAACAATAGAAAAT GTCCACGACCTCGACGAGCAGACATGGAGGTCTGTGGAGGTGGTGCCCATAGATATTGCAAACAAAGATGAAGTGGCCCCTGGG GACtacaaggaagaagaagatcCTGCTCTTTTCCACTCCGCCAAGACAGGCAGAGGACCTCTAAGCCCCGACTGGAAG AATGAGCTGTCGACAGACTGTCCTCACATGTGTGCATACAAACTGGTCACTGTCAAGTTCAGATGGTGGGGACTGCAAACCAAAGTGGAAGGTTTCATCCAGAGG CAAGAAAAGCGTATTTTCACCAACTTCCACCGCCAGCTGTTCTGCTGGATCGACAGATGGGTGGGATTGACCATGGAGGACATCAGGCGGATGGAGGAGGAGACCCAAAAAGAGCTTGAGGAG ATGCGTCAGAAGGGAGATGTGCGAGGGACCTCTGCGACAGAAGAGTAG